From Triticum aestivum cultivar Chinese Spring chromosome 4A, IWGSC CS RefSeq v2.1, whole genome shotgun sequence, a single genomic window includes:
- the LOC123082118 gene encoding ferroptosis suppressor protein 1: protein MLRCDGDRVVIVGGGIAGALLAKTLQNHADVVLIDPKEYFEIPWANVRAKVEPTVVERTVIPHADYLTDAKVVTAKAVGVDDSVVLTSIGRTVGYDFLVIATGRTCTRPQSRPERLEMFHRDKDRIAAASSVLIIGGGPIGVELAAEIIMDSPDKRVTLVHGGPRLLMVMSPRASAKALEWLRSKNVTVLLDQTIDVDLAGSGDGHEGQRDFTTSAGETVSADCHFVCTGRPVASGWLRGTFLGEYIGADGRLVVDEHLRVGRLKNVFAIGDITDVPEAKQGYLAQRHAMVVSRNLRLLLRSDGPEHKLHRYKASKAAITVTLGRRDAVSELPFMSLIGHIPGVVKPRDLYVSRTRRMMGIKSKNGES from the exons ATGCTGCGGTGCGACGGCGACCGCGTCGTCATTGTCGGCGGTGGCATCGCCGGCGCCCTCCTCGCCAAGACGCTCCAAAACCACGCCGACGTGGTACTCATCGACCC GAAGGAGTACTTCGAGATCCCGTGGGCGAACGTGCGCGCCAAGGTGGAGCCGACGGTGGTGGAGCGCACCGTGATCCCGCACGCGGACTACCTCACCGACGCCAAGGTGGTGACGGCCAAGGCGGTCGGCGTCGATGACTCCGTTGTTCTCACCTCCATCGGTCGCACCGTCGGCTACGACTTCCTGGTCATCGCCACGGGCCGCACCTGCACCCGCCCCCAGAGCCGCCCCGAGCGACTCGAGATGTTCCACCGCGACAAGGACCGgatcgccgccgcgagctccgtgcTCATCATCGGCGGCGGGCCCATCGGGGTCGAGCTCGCGGCGGAGATCATCATGGACAGCCCCGACAAGCGCGTCACCCTCGTCCACGGCGGGCCTCGGCTGCTCATGGTGATGAGCCCCCGCGCGTCGGCCAAGGCGCTCGAGTGGCTCCGGTCCAAGAACGTCACCGTGCTGCTGGACCAGACCATCGACGTCGATCTCGCCGGCAGCGGCGACGGTCACGAAGGACAGCGCGACTTCACGACGTCCGCCGGGGAGACGGTGTCCGCCGACTGCCACTTCGTGTGCACGGGCCGGCCCGTCGCGTCCGGGTGGCTGAGGGGCACGTTCCTCGGGGAATACATTGGCGCCGACGGCAGGCTGGTGGTGGACGAGCACCTGCGCGTGGGCAGGCTCAAGAACGTGTTCGCCATCGGCGACATCACCGACGTGCCGGAGGCGAAGCAGGGGTACCTGGCGCAGCGGCACGCCATGGTGGTGTCCCGGAACCTGCGTCTGCTGCTCAGGTCTGACGGCCCGGAGCATAAGCTGCACCGATACAAGGCCTCGAAGGCCGCCATCACCGTCACGCTCGGCCGCCGCGACGCGGTGTCGGAGCTGCCGTTCATGTCGCTCATCGGCCACATCCCCGGCGTCGTCAAGCCACGGGACCTCTACGTGTCGCGGACGCGAAGGATGATGGGGATAAAAAGTAAGAACGGGGAATCCTGA